A part of Populus alba chromosome 8, ASM523922v2, whole genome shotgun sequence genomic DNA contains:
- the LOC118062509 gene encoding vesicle transport v-SNARE 12, translated as MSEVFEGYERQYCELSANLSLKCNSTSLLPDGVEKNAKVNEVKSGLDDCDVLIRKMDLEARSLQPSVKAMFLAKLREYKSDLNKLKREFKRITSGDVSHASREELLEAGMADAHSVSTDQRERLTMSVERLNQSSDRIKESRRAMLETEELGVSVLEDLHQQRQTLLHAHNKLHGVDDAIDKSKKVLSSMSRRMTRNKWIVGAVIAALVVAIIFIIFFKTSYH; from the exons ATGAGTGAAGTCTTCGAAGGATACGAGCGTCAGTACTGCGAGCTCTCTGCCAATCTCTCTCTAAAATGCAACTCTACTTCTCTTCTTCCCGATGGAG TGGAAAAGAACGCGAAGGTCAATGAGGTTAAATCTGGACTGGATGATTGTGATGTTCTG ATTAGGAAAATGGACCTTGAAGCTAGGAGTTTGCAGCCGAGTGTGAAGGCTATGTTTCTGGCCAAGTTGAGGGAATATAAGTCTGATCTGAATAAGTTGAAGAGGGAATTTAAAAGGATAACGTCCGGTGATGTTAGTCATGCTTCCCGTGAAGAGTTGTTGGAGGCTGGAATGGCTGATGCGCATTCG GTTTCTACTGATCAAAGGGAAAGATTGACTATGTCAGTAGAGAGATTAAATCAGTCCAGCGATAGAATTAAGGAGAGCAGAAGAGCCATGCTAGAGACAGAAGAGCTTGGTGTCTCAGTTCTTGAAGATTTGCATCAACAGCGCCAGACGCTCCTGCATGCTCATAACAAG CTTCATGGAGTAGATGATGCTATTGACAAGAGTAAGAAAGTCCTATCTTCCATGTCAAGAAGAATGACCAGAAACAAGTGGATCGTTGGCGCAGTAATCGCTGCTCTTGTTGTagcaatcatttttattatcttttttaagaCTTCTTATCATTAA